The Fulvivirga maritima genome segment TGGTATTATGGTGCCATTGGTTTCAGTTTCAAACCAGTAACCAGAATCTAGTTTTCGTAAGGCAGCCATGAGTTCACTCAGCTCGGTTTGCTGTAGTAGGGGTTCTCCGCCAGTAAGTACCAGATTTTTGCAGGGTATGTCTTTTAGGATAGAAATTATATCTGTCAGCTCAAGTTCCTCTATGTATTCTGATTTTTTATACTTTTTATAGCCCGGTAAACTATCATAGTCATGGGTGAAGGGTGTGCCTTCCCAGTTCCAGGTGTAATCAGTATCGCACCAGCGGCAATGTAGGTTACAAAGCGAAGTCCTCACGAAAATACTCGGCTTCCCTATATTCTTTCCTTCTCCCTGTATGCTGTGGAATATCTCTGCTTTTCCGTTGAGTTTGGCCAGTTTCATAGCTGCAAAGCTAACTGTTATTCTAATAAAAACCTTCGTTAAATTATGTAGTAAATACTAAAATAGTTAGTAATTTTGATTCTGATGAAACTCTCTACTAACGAAAAACTACAAATATTGGCTGATGCGGCTAAGTATGACGTCAGTTGTGCTTCCAGCGGTAGTAATAGAAAAAACACAGCCAATGGCCTGGGCAATACCTCTAAGATGGGTATTTGTCATAGCTATACTGAAGATGGTCGGTGTATTTCCTTATTAAAGCTCTTGCTTACCAATTATTGTATTTATGACTGCGCGTATTGTGTAAGCCGTAAAAGTAATGATGTGCCCAGAGCCGCTTTTACAGTGAAGGAGGTGGTAGATCTGACTATTAACTTTTATAAGCGAAATTATATAGAAGGACTGTTTCTTAGTTCAGGCATTTTCAAAAATGCTGACTACACTAATGAAAGGCTAATTAGAATAGCAAAATCATTAAGAACGGAGCATCATTTCAATGGCTATATTCATCTTAAAATTATCCCTGGTTGTAGTGAAGAGGTGATGGAGGAGGCCGGACTGTATGCTGACCGACTGAGTGTTAATCTGGAGATACCTACCGAAAGGTCATTAAAGAAGATTGCTCCGGAGAAGAATCATACTTCGGTGTACACTCCTATGAATTACCTTACGGGAAGAATAAGCCTTTATAATGACGAAAAAAGGAGGTTTAAGAACGCTCCTAAGTTTGCTCCCGGAGGCCAGAGCACACAGCTTGTGGTGGGGGCGAGTCCAGAAAGTGATTTTGATATTTTACACTTAGCAAATAATCTTTATTCAGATCAGAAACTGAGAAGGGTGTACTATTCAGGCTATATTCCTATAAGTGATGATAATCGCCTGCCTGCCCTAAAAGCTCCGCCCTTGATAAGGGAAAACAGGCTCTACCAGGCAGACTGGCTGCTAAGGTACTATGGCTTTACAGTTGATGAAATTGTGAATGAACAGCATCAGCAGCTCGACTTAACTATGGATCCTAAAATGATGTTTGCTCTGAGGAATATGCACCTTTTTCCGGTAAATGTAAATACGGCAGAACGTGAAATGCTGCTCAGGATACCAGGCGTGGGAGTGAAGTCTGTTAATATGATTATAAAGGCCAGAAAGTTCAGGCGGTTGGGCTATGAGCATTTAAAAAAGATAGGCGTGGCCATGAACAGGGCTCAATATTTCATTGAAGTCTCAGGTAGGCCTTTGGGTATGGTTTCAAGTGATCCTGATAAGATTAAAATGGCTCTGGCTGCTCGTGAAAAGAGAAATCAATTAACCCTTTTTTGAGCATGATCTATATCCATGACAATACTTTTGACGGGTTTTTGACCTCCATTTTTGAGATCTATGACCTTAAAATACTACCTGACGATATTTGTGGTGAGAAAAATCTTCAACCAAGTTTGTTTGCTGATAAAAGGAAAGTGACTACCGATGCTGACAAGTCTAGAAGGGTGCTTGCAGGCTTAAAAAAGAAGCTATCAGCACATGGTGTTAATAGCATTTATAAATGTTGGCTTTCGGAGCAGAAGGGTATAGAAATGGTTCTTTTTAGATATATATCCTACGCCTTAAAATCTCAAAGAAATATTGAAAGTGACTTTTCAAATAATGATGTTTTGGAAGTCTCTCAGGTTGTGAAAAAGATAAACCGAGAAATACACCGAATGCATGCTTTTGTAAGGTTTCAAAAGACTAGTGATGAGGTGTATGCCGCTACAATAGTTCCTGATTTTGATGTGGTAACGCTGCTAGCACCGCATTTTAAGGAGCGATACCGAAATCAGCATTGGCTCATTTATGATACTAAAAGACAATATGGTATTTATTATGATCAACAGGAGGTGATAGAGGTAAAGCTGGAAGATGCTCAGTGGGAGGGACGTAACAAAGTACGCAGGTCAGTGCTTGCTGAAGAGGAAAAGGAATTTGAATTATTATGGAAGAGCTACTTTAAGGCCACCTCAATAGTAGAAAGAACCAACCTAAAGCTTCATTTAAAGCACGTACCCAGACGTTATTGGCGCTATCTGCCAGAGAAAGCATAGCTCTTCCATAAATTATGATTAATGGTTAAAATGAGAATAGTTGTGGCTATTCACACTTTCGCCTTTGGTTAACTGTTGTATTACTTCTTCTAATTTTTCTTCTGTGAATATCAGCTCATTGTTCTTTTTGGCTATGATTTCACAAATGCTCAATACACAATTTTTCTCTTCCTGGCTCACATCATCTACATCTTCAGTATAAAGAACCAATGAGGTCAACTTAGACCTAAGGTCAAGTGATTGGTTTTTGAGCTTCCTCGCATAGTCCATAATTTGCTGAAAGGCTTCTTCTTTCTGTTTATTCATAGCGTTTTTATTTGGTTAAAACATTTTTAAAAATGAGTAGTATTTCTAAAAAGGCTTTTTTTGATCAGCTTACCCTGCATAAACAGAGGGCTATATCAATATACTAAATCCAAACATGCAAATGGGGGTGAAAGTTGAGAAAAAGGGGCAACTATTTTCAAAAAAAATACAGTAATGATCAATATTTTGCGTAGATCCGATTATAAGGGGTCACTAAAAAGTGATTCCCCTTTATAATCGAAACTGTAAAAGTCATAAATGTGGTTATTAGGCTATATGACCTCTAATGAAAGGTATAGGTTAATAGATGAATTCGGTTCAGGCGGTCATTAATGGAGTAGAAGAAAGTGGTGAAAGGAAATAGTGGTCTGGGTGTAGCTCTTCTTCAAGGAAAAGCTGGCAGGCCTTAACACTTTTTAAACAAACATTTTTAGTATCGTTGACTTCCTTCCCGTTGTATTTATCACATTTTTTAGCTAGGTCAGTACATATTTGACTGAACTGTTTTATTAACGTTCTTGGTGTTTTGTTTTCAGACAGCTTCATGTTTAACATCATGCCGGCATCTGCACAATCTATAGCCATACCCAGGCAGTCCATGTATTCACATTGGTTAGAACTAAGGGTAGCTAGGGTTTCACTTGCACTTACGGTTTCATTTATCGTGAATAGTAATTCAGATTTTTCCATAGTCGTGGTTGTTAGGTTTCAACACTCCTCTGAAATTATTGTGCCAAATGTAAGATTTGTCGGTAAAATGACTTAAACTGATGCTTAAGCGTTGAGAGATACTTTAAAAGTGGGGAAAAATTACACGAATAGTGGAATTATAAAATCCTTTTAGCAGCCACTTTTAAAGTCTATTTGGGTGGTTTTTAAAGATTCTAAGTTTTAATTGTAAGTGGTAGACCGTTTTCTTTAGCCGGTTCTACATGTATCATTGTTTCTAAAACTTGAGGTAAATCATGTTGAACGGTATCTTTTACATCATGGGCAATTCTGTGCCCATCTTCCACACTTATAGTAGAGTTTACCCAGATGTGGAGGTCTACATGATACATTAAACCCATCTTTCTAAGGTTACATTTTTCAACTTTAATTACCCCTTGAACACCTTCTGTAATATTTATAATCTTTTCATTAAGCTCCGGATCCATAGATTCATCTAATAATTCTCCTATGGCCGGCCTAATGATGTGGTATACATTAATGAGTATAAATACCGCTGCAAATAGTGCTGCCAGGTCATCTGCTTTTTCATATCCTTTACCGCCAATAATGGCAATAGAAATACCTATAAATGCTGCGGCAGAAGTAATAGCATCACTCCGGTGGTGAAAAGCATCCGCCTTTACAGCGCCGCTTTCTATTTCATCACCCGTTTTTAGTACGAACCGATATAGCAATTCCTTAGTAATAATGACCACTATTAAAATCACTAAGGTATAAGGAGCAGGTGTTTTATGCGGCTCAATAATGTGATGTATACTGTCTTTTACAATCAGATAGGCAGCAAATGTAAGTGCTATGCCTATGCCTACAGAAATCAGTGCTTCAGCCTTGCCGTGTCCGTAAGGGTGGTTTTCGTCTGGTGGTTTAGCAGACCACTTTAAGCCAACCCACATCATGGCGGACGTAAATACATCGGTGGCCGATTCTATGGCATCTGCTATTAATGCATAAGAATTACCCAGAATGCCACCAAGTGCTTTAATAATGGCTAAAAAAGCACTGATGATAATACCAATAAGTGTGGTTTTCAGGGCTTTTTTATTTTTAAGCTCTCCCTGATGATCCCTCTTTGCCATTGTTGTCTCTATTAGTTATTCTGTAGCAGAATAAACTCTCATGCGCTTAAAGCGAATATTTATCGATTAATTGTAATTCTTCTTCTGTAAAATTGGGTTGCTCTAAAGCTAGCACATTTTCTTTGAGCTGCTCCGGAGAGCTAGCGCCAATAAGTACTGAAGCTACTTGCTTACGAGTAAGCAACCAGGCTATGGCCATCTGAGAAAGTTTTTGACCCCTCTGCTGAGCTAATTCTGCAAGAGGTTTCACTTTTTCCATATTTTGCTTTACCACGTCAGTATCAAGGTAAGTAAAGTTTTTGGCAGCTCTGGAATCTTTAGGAATATCTTTTAGGTATTTGTCTGTAAGCATGCCTTGAGCCAGTGGTGAAAAGGCAATGCAGCCCAGGTCGTTCGCCTCCAGGGTATCTAAAAGGTGATCTTCTACCCAACGGTTTAAAATAGAATATTTAGCCTGATGTATAATAAAAGGCACTTTTAACTCTTTTAATATTTTTGCTGCTTCAGCGGTTTTGGTATGTTCATAATTAGAAATACCTACATAAAGTGCCTTCCCTTGTCTTACAATATCAGCAAGAGCCAGCATGGTTTCTTCTAAAGGGGTTTCAGGATCAGGTCTGTGGTGATAATACAGATCTACATAATCCAGGTTCATTCTTTTTAAGCTCTGATCTAAGCTGGAGATCAGGTATTTCCTGCTGCCATAGTTGCCATATGGTCCGGGCCACATGTCATAACCTGCTTTGGTAGAAATAAACATTTCATCTCTAAGAGAGGAAAAGTCCTTTTTTAAAATAGTACCAAAATTGGTTTCGGCAGATCCGTAAGGAGGGCCATAATTATTAGCCAGATCAAAATTAGTAATGCCCAGATCAAATGCCGTTTTTAACATATTACGAGCATTCTCAATATTATCTACAAACCCAAAGTTATGCCATAACCCTAATGAAATAGCAGGTAGTAATACGCCACTTTTCCCACATCGGTTGTAGGTCATATGGTCATATCTTTCTGCTGATGGCTGGTAAGGTTTGTTGTTAGTTTTGTCGTTAATATGCATTTATATGTAAGTTAGTCGTTTTTGTCCTCAGGATCATCCCCATCTACGCCAGGTGGATTAAACAATCCCCATTGGTCTCTAATGTAATTCCACTGATCAAATGTCTTCACCCAATCAATAAATAATATGCGATACTCTTCAATGGCCTCTCTAATTAAATTGAGATAAGCCATTTGAGCAAAGCCCATATTTTCAAGAGCACTGCAGTGAGCTACCAGATCACGAGCAGCTTTTCTTATGAGCACAGCATTTTCCATGCGCAAATCATATAAATCGGCAGCTTCTGCTCCAGCCACTTTTACGGTGAGTTGTGAAGCGTCTTCAAGCATATATTCCCGATAGCTGTAGAGCATAGTTTCACTGTCAGGTATCAGGTCAGTGATCTTTTCCGTGAGGTTATAAATCTCTTGGCCTTTATGGTAGATCGCTAGCTCTTCAGGGTTAACACTATCCTCATCATCATGATCAAACATGGTACATTTACTTATTGGGATTTCAAAATTAACATTTCACCCCAAAAGAGCATAGTTAACTTTAGTATTTATAATTGATGAGATCTATATTTAAGGTATGACATATTCAAAACAGCACTGGATAGATAGTTTAGGCCTGTTGCCACATCCTGAAGGCGGATATTTTAAAGAGACCTATCGCTCAGATTTTCGAGTTGAGTTTACAGGCTTCAATGGCATCAGAAATGTGAGTACAGGCATTTACTTTATGCTAGGAGAAAATGATTTTTCAGCTTTTCATCGTATAAAATCAGATGAGATGTGGCACTTTTATGAGGGGTCAGCGCTGGAAATACACATGATATACCCAGATGGCAACTATAAAATGGTGAAGCTGGGGAGAAATATTGAAAAGGGTGAGGTGTTTCAATTTGTGGTACCGGCCGGTTGTTGGTTTGGCTCTCGTTTAGGTAAGGAGGGCGACTATGCTTTGGTAGGATGTACGGTAGCACCGGGCTTTGATTTTCAGGATTTTGAAATGCCTTCAAAGGCCTTTTTATTAGAGAATTTTCCTGATCATGAAAAAATTATTGGAGAACTTACCCGTGAGTAGTAAAGGTTGCCTCATTGAAACTGTGAGAATAGAAATAATGAGACAACCCATATTTCATGCGTTTTGCATTTCTTCTATATGTACAAAGTTGATGATAGATTTATTGATGTTATCCATCATATTATAGTAAGATCCGTGAGCAGCGTTATCATATACGATATATTCGGCACTTGGCAGTAGTTTAGTAGCTTGGTCTGCAGTAGCTTTTATAGGCACTGTGCTGTCTTTTTTTCCATGTATAACCAGTGCAGGCACCTGTATGTCTTGAATCTCTTTCCTAAGATCCGTTTTTCCCCAGGTATTAATACTTTCAATAGTAGCATTTAAATTAGCTTCCATAGCCATTTCATAGGTCCAGTCTAGTACAGGTTGGCTAACGTCCAGGCCTTGATCGGCACCATAGAAGTTTTTGAAAAACTCCTTGAAAAATGAGGCTCTGTCTTTTTTAATATTGGCGGCTAATTCATTGAGAGCGCTTTCTGGAACACCTTCAGGATTGTCTACTGTTTTTAATAAGAAGGGCGCTATAGAGCTGAGTAGTACTATTTTTGAAATTCTTTCGCTACCGTGGTTAGTCAGGTATCTTACTACTTCTCCACCGCCCATGGAAAAGCCTACTAGTATTACATTGGTGAGATTGAGCTGAGTGATAAGGGCATTGAGATCAGCGGCTAAAGTATCGTAGTCATAGCCAGTCTTGGGTTTGTCTGACTGTCCGAAGCCCCTTCGGTCATAGGCTATGCAGCGGAAATTGTGCTGTGAAAGCTCTTCCATCTGGAATTTCCACATGTCATGGTGAAGAGGCCAACCATGTATAAAAACTACAGGTTGACCATTACCTTGTTCTTTGTAGAACAGGTTAATTTCACCTTCATCGGTTTGTGATTTAATGTAATCCATGTTTTTAGCTGTTAAGTTTAACGTAGGTAATGAACCACGAAAATCTTTATATTGTTCTTTAAATTGAATAAAATTTAGAATCGTGTAAGGAAATGAGCTAAATAGTTAAAATAATATTCTTGAAATTGAAGTATTTAAAGTTATTGACATGATTCAGATATGGGTTCCGTTAATATTGGGGGGGGGCATACTTTTCATAATAGGCCTATACTTTTACCTAAAATGGCAAGAGTTAATGTCTAAGGGCAAGCGCACTATGGCTACGGTAAATGATTTTGCCCTAGAGAAAAACATGTACTATCCTGTAATACATTATACTACTGATAATGATGAGGTCTTTATAGAAAAACTGAGTATAGGCTCAAACCCTCCGAAATATAAGAAGGGAGATAAAATTCCTATCATTTATAGTGCACAGAACCCACAGGACTTTATGATAGATGACCCAGTGTATACTGAGGTGGTTTATAAAGT includes the following:
- a CDS encoding 7-carboxy-7-deazaguanine synthase QueE; this encodes MKLAKLNGKAEIFHSIQGEGKNIGKPSIFVRTSLCNLHCRWCDTDYTWNWEGTPFTHDYDSLPGYKKYKKSEYIEELELTDIISILKDIPCKNLVLTGGEPLLQQTELSELMAALRKLDSGYWFETETNGTIIPNAKFDAFINQYNVSPKLSNSNNPQKIREKEEAYRFFSKNEKAVFKFVIATDEDLDEVKRLISDYSINSQKVYLMPEGTTREKLNAKQQWLIEECKTLGTNYTDRLHIHIYGNKRGV
- a CDS encoding putative DNA modification/repair radical SAM protein translates to MKLSTNEKLQILADAAKYDVSCASSGSNRKNTANGLGNTSKMGICHSYTEDGRCISLLKLLLTNYCIYDCAYCVSRKSNDVPRAAFTVKEVVDLTINFYKRNYIEGLFLSSGIFKNADYTNERLIRIAKSLRTEHHFNGYIHLKIIPGCSEEVMEEAGLYADRLSVNLEIPTERSLKKIAPEKNHTSVYTPMNYLTGRISLYNDEKRRFKNAPKFAPGGQSTQLVVGASPESDFDILHLANNLYSDQKLRRVYYSGYIPISDDNRLPALKAPPLIRENRLYQADWLLRYYGFTVDEIVNEQHQQLDLTMDPKMMFALRNMHLFPVNVNTAEREMLLRIPGVGVKSVNMIIKARKFRRLGYEHLKKIGVAMNRAQYFIEVSGRPLGMVSSDPDKIKMALAAREKRNQLTLF
- a CDS encoding TIGR03915 family putative DNA repair protein, which encodes MIYIHDNTFDGFLTSIFEIYDLKILPDDICGEKNLQPSLFADKRKVTTDADKSRRVLAGLKKKLSAHGVNSIYKCWLSEQKGIEMVLFRYISYALKSQRNIESDFSNNDVLEVSQVVKKINREIHRMHAFVRFQKTSDEVYAATIVPDFDVVTLLAPHFKERYRNQHWLIYDTKRQYGIYYDQQEVIEVKLEDAQWEGRNKVRRSVLAEEEKEFELLWKSYFKATSIVERTNLKLHLKHVPRRYWRYLPEKA
- a CDS encoding cation diffusion facilitator family transporter, giving the protein MAKRDHQGELKNKKALKTTLIGIIISAFLAIIKALGGILGNSYALIADAIESATDVFTSAMMWVGLKWSAKPPDENHPYGHGKAEALISVGIGIALTFAAYLIVKDSIHHIIEPHKTPAPYTLVILIVVIITKELLYRFVLKTGDEIESGAVKADAFHHRSDAITSAAAFIGISIAIIGGKGYEKADDLAALFAAVFILINVYHIIRPAIGELLDESMDPELNEKIINITEGVQGVIKVEKCNLRKMGLMYHVDLHIWVNSTISVEDGHRIAHDVKDTVQHDLPQVLETMIHVEPAKENGLPLTIKT
- the mgrA gene encoding L-glyceraldehyde 3-phosphate reductase, which encodes MHINDKTNNKPYQPSAERYDHMTYNRCGKSGVLLPAISLGLWHNFGFVDNIENARNMLKTAFDLGITNFDLANNYGPPYGSAETNFGTILKKDFSSLRDEMFISTKAGYDMWPGPYGNYGSRKYLISSLDQSLKRMNLDYVDLYYHHRPDPETPLEETMLALADIVRQGKALYVGISNYEHTKTAEAAKILKELKVPFIIHQAKYSILNRWVEDHLLDTLEANDLGCIAFSPLAQGMLTDKYLKDIPKDSRAAKNFTYLDTDVVKQNMEKVKPLAELAQQRGQKLSQMAIAWLLTRKQVASVLIGASSPEQLKENVLALEQPNFTEEELQLIDKYSL
- a CDS encoding cupin domain-containing protein, with protein sequence MTYSKQHWIDSLGLLPHPEGGYFKETYRSDFRVEFTGFNGIRNVSTGIYFMLGENDFSAFHRIKSDEMWHFYEGSALEIHMIYPDGNYKMVKLGRNIEKGEVFQFVVPAGCWFGSRLGKEGDYALVGCTVAPGFDFQDFEMPSKAFLLENFPDHEKIIGELTRE
- a CDS encoding alpha/beta fold hydrolase translates to MDYIKSQTDEGEINLFYKEQGNGQPVVFIHGWPLHHDMWKFQMEELSQHNFRCIAYDRRGFGQSDKPKTGYDYDTLAADLNALITQLNLTNVILVGFSMGGGEVVRYLTNHGSERISKIVLLSSIAPFLLKTVDNPEGVPESALNELAANIKKDRASFFKEFFKNFYGADQGLDVSQPVLDWTYEMAMEANLNATIESINTWGKTDLRKEIQDIQVPALVIHGKKDSTVPIKATADQATKLLPSAEYIVYDNAAHGSYYNMMDNINKSIINFVHIEEMQNA
- a CDS encoding DUF3592 domain-containing protein is translated as MSKGKRTMATVNDFALEKNMYYPVIHYTTDNDEVFIEKLSIGSNPPKYKKGDKIPIIYSAQNPQDFMIDDPVYTEVVYKVLMAVGLTAVVICGMQWLGYINIFPN